The genomic stretch GGCTAGTATGGGTGGAATTTCAATTGAAAATAAATTCACTGTACCGGAAGTTAGCACTAAGAAGTGTTATAAAGTTTCTTACATAACAGTTGCAACTTTGTTTATTGCCTTATTACTTTCAAACATTTATTATGTTTCATTTAATCAAATAGTAAGGGAAACTCCAAAAATAGAGAACTTTTCTTCTGTAAGCAATGAAATTGATAATGTTTCCGAACATAATAAAGTACTTAAACAAACATTCTATGCTGACAGTGACTTTAATAAATTATCATTTTTCAGTATTGATCATCATGACAATCCTTCTTCTAAGTATAAAATCAGACTGAAAAACAGTAAAAATAAGGTTCTTGCAGAAAAGACTTATTCCAGCTATTATACATTTGAAAAGACAAGGAATGTTATATTAAAACTGCCTAAAACATACTCACCTACTCATAACGAGAAATTCACCTTAACAATTAAAGGTTTAGGAGCTGACTCTGACTATCAAGAATTTAACTATTCAGACAGTTCACAGATTGACTGCTTACCCGGTGAATTAAAAATTAACGGTGAACCTATTAACGGTGACCTGAAGTTCGGTTTGTTTTATAGCGAAAGAACAGCATTAATGAGTTTACCGGCTTACATAGCACTAATTGCTACTATTGCTTTAGCAGAAGTTTTAATATATGCCTCATTATTTAAAAAGAAAAATTACAACTTAGCAAAGAGATAATTATGAATTCAAAAAAATTTTTCAGTAACAAAATAATAGCACCTTTAATTGCCCTACTATGTGTAACATTGTGGGGCACTGCTTTTCCTGTAATTAAAAAGTGCTATGAAATATTTTCAATTCCAACAAGTGATTATGCCTCAAAGGTGCTTTTTGCCGGATATAGGTTCTTTATTGCCGGTATAATGGTGCTTATTGTGGCAATTATATTGCAAAAAAGATTTGTAAAACCCGGTAGGAAAGATATTTTACCAATATCAATTATGGGTTTCCTACAGATATTCTTGCAATATCTATTTTCTTACATAGGACTTTCCAACACTACCGGTACAAAAACCTCAGTAATCACTTCCCTAGGTTCATTTATCGGTGTGCTGATTTCACCAATCTTTTTCACATCGGACAAGCTAAATGTTAAAAAGATTTTAGGTTGTATTATCGGTTTTATAGGTGTAATTGTCATTAACCTTGATGGACTTACTACCGGTGGGTTTACTCTTTTTGGAGAAGGCTTTGTGGTATTCTCCACAATTGCAGCAACCGGTGGCAATATTTATTGCAAAAAAATCAGCAAAGGCAGAGACCCTATGACTGTTTCAGCCTATCACCTACTTATAGGTGGTGGTGGACTTATTATTGTAGGTGCATTGTTTGGTGGTTATCTTGACTTTTCAAACATTACAATATATCTGCTACTAATTTACTTAGGTATTGTTTCTGCTGCCTCATTTACCTTGTGGACAGCTTTATTAAAATACAACCCTGTATCCAAGATTCTTATTTTCAACCTACTAATCCCAATTTTCGGCACAATATGGAGTGGTATTCTGTTAGGTGAAGATATAATTAATCTTTACAACATTGTATCTGTTGTGTTAATATCAATAGGTATTATTCTTGTAAATTTAAGGAGTAAGAAAGATGAAAATTAAAGGTGCAATTTTTGATATGGATGGTGTACTGCTAAACTCAGAAATTCTTTATCAGCGTTTTTGGTTAGAGGCACTACACTACTTTAACTATCCGGCAACAGAAAGCCATGTACTTGCTTTACGCTCATTAACCGGCAAAAAGGCTGAGGCAAAGCTAAAGTCATTTTTTGGTGAAGATTTTGATTATCCCACAGTTAAAGCAAAGAGAATTGAACTGATGGATAACTTTGTAAATGAAAAGGGTGTTGAAATGAAGAAAGGTGCTGACATACTTTTACCTTATCTAAAGGAAAAAGGTATAAAAATAGCCCTTGCAACATCTTCACCTTTAGAAAGGGCAAAAGACCATTTGTCAAGGGTTAATCTGTTTCAGTATTTTGATACTTGTGTATGTGGTCCAATGGTTAAGAACTCAAAACCTGCACCGGATATTTACCTATTAGCAAGTGAAAAACTGGGACTAAAACCGGAAGAATGTATTGCAGTAGAGGACTCACCAAACGGTGCATTGTCTGCAATTAATGCAAATTGCAAAACTATTGTTGTGCCTGACCTAACACCTTGTGATGAAAGTATAAAGCCAAAGTTATTTGCACTTTGCGACTCATTATTAGATATTAAAAATTATGTATAAAAGAAATGCTCAAGTAGGATAAAACTTACTTGAGCATTTTTTAATCTTTATTAAACTTTCTTAGCTGAAGAACTAAACATTACTTGTAATGTTTTGCTATCAACAGTACCGGTAGCACTTAGCTTATTATTCTTTTGGAATGTTTCAAGTGCTGTCTTTGTCATATCACCAAAGTAACCTGTAGCATTGCCACTTGCAAGATAACCTAGGTCAGTAAGTCTTTCTTGCATAGCCTTGTTGTAGTCATTCTGTGACTGTAGTGTCATTGTTTTAATAGCACTATCGGTAAACTTAACCTTGTACTTTGACTGTAGTGGATACTTTTCTTTAGGTTTAGTTGTTGTAGGTACAGTTGTGGTTGTTACTGTTGTAGTTGCTTTACTTACAGTTGTAGAAGCAGTACCCTTAGTAGTCTTTTCTACAGTAGTTGTAGCAGTAGACTTTATCTTTTCAAAGGTACTCTTATCAATAGTCTGCAAGATTTTTTCCACATTTTCTATGGCAGTTTTGCCTTGTAACTTTAGCTTATCTTTCTCAATAATAATATGACCGTTAGACTTGTTAAAGTCACACTTTTTCAGCGTATCTTTATTCTCTAAACTTTTATATGTATCATTATTACAAACCAGATACTTAGGGTTTAGACTACCAATCATATTAACATCATAAGTTGAGTTATTAACATCCTTAGTAACAACATCAGTACCGGTAAAGGCAAGTAGCTTACCGTACCAACTTTCCTTAATTACAGAAACATATGGACCTGTACCCTCAAGGAAAAGTAGCTTGTCCTTACTGTGCTTTTTGCTAAACTCAGCTTTATAATTCTTAAGAGTAGTCATTAGCTTAGTATAAGCCTTGTTACCCTGAGTTTTACCTATTTCACCATTTAGAATTGCACCGACAGAAGTATATGTTGTCAGTATATCTTCACCGGTATTTCCGTAATGAAACTGTACAACCTTAACATCATTATCTTCAAGTGTCTTTATAGCACCATCGGACATATTGTCATCAG from Ruminococcus bovis encodes the following:
- a CDS encoding DMT family transporter, coding for MNSKKFFSNKIIAPLIALLCVTLWGTAFPVIKKCYEIFSIPTSDYASKVLFAGYRFFIAGIMVLIVAIILQKRFVKPGRKDILPISIMGFLQIFLQYLFSYIGLSNTTGTKTSVITSLGSFIGVLISPIFFTSDKLNVKKILGCIIGFIGVIVINLDGLTTGGFTLFGEGFVVFSTIAATGGNIYCKKISKGRDPMTVSAYHLLIGGGGLIIVGALFGGYLDFSNITIYLLLIYLGIVSAASFTLWTALLKYNPVSKILIFNLLIPIFGTIWSGILLGEDIINLYNIVSVVLISIGIILVNLRSKKDEN
- a CDS encoding HAD family hydrolase, which translates into the protein MKIKGAIFDMDGVLLNSEILYQRFWLEALHYFNYPATESHVLALRSLTGKKAEAKLKSFFGEDFDYPTVKAKRIELMDNFVNEKGVEMKKGADILLPYLKEKGIKIALATSSPLERAKDHLSRVNLFQYFDTCVCGPMVKNSKPAPDIYLLASEKLGLKPEECIAVEDSPNGALSAINANCKTIVVPDLTPCDESIKPKLFALCDSLLDIKNYV
- a CDS encoding peptidoglycan-binding protein — translated: MRIAKTTICALLLLCTLIFTVGCNSSDSSYPITIGNTTFNSKPEKVAVLSPNVADIVCQLGMEKDITLISSDVITDSIKNKKTCGTAIEPDTKKIIDNDIEVVLADDNMSDGAIKTLEDNDVKVVQFHYGNTGEDILTTYTSVGAILNGEIGKTQGNKAYTKLMTTLKNYKAEFSKKHSKDKLLFLEGTGPYVSVIKESWYGKLLAFTGTDVVTKDVNNSTYDVNMIGSLNPKYLVCNNDTYKSLENKDTLKKCDFNKSNGHIIIEKDKLKLQGKTAIENVEKILQTIDKSTFEKIKSTATTTVEKTTKGTASTTVSKATTTVTTTTVPTTTKPKEKYPLQSKYKVKFTDSAIKTMTLQSQNDYNKAMQERLTDLGYLASGNATGYFGDMTKTALETFQKNNKLSATGTVDSKTLQVMFSSSAKKV